A genomic stretch from Cellulomonas sp. KRMCY2 includes:
- a CDS encoding DEDD exonuclease domain-containing protein, with the protein MHRAGPSGGLLTGPPTAHGVQPTLEDIGTPLSEVTFVVVDLETTGGTPGGSAITEIGAVKVRGGEVLGELQTLVDPGGPVPAFIATLTGITTSMVRGQPRIEEVLPTFLEFSRGAVLVAHNASFDIGFLKAAAAEHGYPWPGNQVLDTVALARRAVTRDEVPNHKLGTLAAFFRTTVTPNHRALSDARATVDVLHALLARLGPLGVTHLEDLATACDPVPAARRRKRYLADGLPDAPGVYQFRDARSEVLYVGTATSIRTRVRSYFTAAEHRSRMNEMVGLAEQVVPIVCGTVLEARVRELRLIAEHSPRYNRRSRFPERLPWVRLTAEAYPRLSIVREVRADGGPRPGEAEAHIGPFTGRAAAQQAIEALQAAFTVRQCATRLPRVPAAGASPCALAGMGRCGAPCTGGESDDHYAQVVAQVRAAMLDDPTFVVQAHAERIATLTRAERFEEAAAWRDQLAAFLRGAARAQRSRRLAAHPQIAAARRADDGGWELVVVRYGRLGATATTPPGSDPRAALAALLATAEHVDPPCLPATSAHPEESDLVLGWLDEPGVRLIEVAEGWACPVRGAESYRHPGATAAAVAAVVAPDADAGRDSAA; encoded by the coding sequence ATGCACCGCGCCGGACCCTCCGGTGGTCTCCTGACCGGGCCGCCGACCGCTCACGGCGTGCAGCCGACCCTCGAGGACATCGGCACCCCGCTGTCCGAGGTCACGTTCGTCGTGGTGGACCTCGAGACCACCGGCGGGACTCCGGGCGGCTCGGCGATCACCGAGATCGGCGCCGTCAAGGTGCGCGGCGGCGAAGTCCTCGGTGAGCTCCAGACCCTCGTCGACCCGGGTGGCCCGGTGCCCGCGTTCATCGCCACCCTGACCGGGATCACCACGTCGATGGTCCGTGGGCAGCCACGTATCGAGGAGGTCCTGCCGACCTTCCTGGAGTTCTCGCGGGGCGCCGTCCTGGTGGCCCACAACGCGAGCTTCGACATCGGCTTCCTCAAGGCGGCAGCCGCCGAGCACGGCTACCCGTGGCCCGGGAACCAGGTGCTGGACACCGTCGCCCTCGCGCGGCGCGCGGTGACCCGCGACGAGGTCCCGAACCACAAGCTCGGGACGCTCGCAGCGTTCTTCCGGACCACTGTGACGCCCAACCACCGCGCGCTCTCCGACGCGCGTGCGACCGTCGACGTCCTGCACGCCCTGCTCGCCCGCCTCGGCCCGCTGGGGGTCACGCACCTCGAGGACCTCGCGACGGCGTGCGACCCGGTCCCCGCGGCCCGGCGCCGGAAGCGGTACCTCGCCGACGGCCTGCCCGACGCACCGGGGGTCTACCAGTTCCGCGACGCACGCAGCGAGGTCCTCTACGTCGGGACGGCGACGTCGATCCGCACCCGGGTCCGCAGCTATTTCACCGCCGCCGAGCACCGGAGCCGGATGAACGAGATGGTCGGCCTGGCGGAGCAGGTCGTCCCGATCGTGTGCGGCACCGTCCTGGAGGCGCGCGTGCGCGAGCTGCGGCTGATCGCCGAGCACTCGCCACGCTACAACCGGCGGTCCCGCTTCCCGGAGCGGCTGCCCTGGGTGCGGCTGACCGCCGAGGCCTACCCGCGGCTCTCGATCGTGCGCGAGGTCCGGGCGGACGGTGGCCCGCGGCCCGGGGAGGCGGAGGCGCACATCGGCCCGTTCACCGGCCGGGCGGCGGCGCAGCAGGCGATCGAGGCGCTGCAGGCCGCGTTCACCGTCCGGCAGTGCGCGACCAGGCTCCCCCGCGTCCCGGCCGCCGGCGCCAGCCCGTGCGCCCTGGCCGGCATGGGTCGGTGCGGGGCGCCGTGCACGGGCGGAGAGTCCGACGACCACTACGCCCAGGTCGTCGCGCAGGTGCGGGCTGCGATGCTCGACGACCCCACGTTCGTCGTGCAGGCGCACGCCGAGCGGATCGCCACCCTGACCAGGGCCGAGCGCTTCGAGGAGGCGGCAGCCTGGCGGGACCAGCTCGCCGCGTTCCTCCGGGGCGCCGCGCGTGCCCAACGCTCCCGGCGGCTGGCGGCGCACCCTCAGATCGCCGCTGCCCGCCGGGCCGACGACGGCGGCTGGGAGCTCGTCGTGGTCCGCTACGGACGCCTCGGCGCGACGGCGACGACGCCGCCCGGGTCCGACCCTCGTGCGGCGCTCGCCGCACTGCTGGCCACCGCGGAGCATGTCGACCCGCCGTGCCTGCCCGCCACGAGCGCCCACCCGGAGGAGTCCGACCTGGTGCTCGGCTGGCTGGACGAGCCCGGCGTCCGGCTCATCGAGGTCGCGGAGGGCTGGGCGTGCCCGGTCCGTGGGGCCGAGTCCTACCGCCACCCGGGCGCGACAGCGGCGGCGGTGGCCGCCGTCGTCGCGCCCGACGCCGACGCCGGCCGGGACAGCGCGGCATGA
- a CDS encoding long-chain fatty acid--CoA ligase: MDEFHSPSLVEVAPWENLSSLLAGRVARWPDATFAEHKTTADGPWIPISAREFDAEVVAVAKGLVALGIEPGDHVGIMSRTRYEWTLLDFAIWAAGAVTIPLYETSSTEQVQWILSDADVRLLVVETEHLAATVAEVRGSTPALSTVLRLDDGAIDTLNAAGAQVPDEEIARRRALAGLDDVATVIYTSGTTGRPKGAELTHGNFVVLSRNAVASLGVVCPPGSRTLLFMPLAHVFARFIEVLVVPAGAIIGHAPDTKNLLADLGTFKPTFILSVPRVFEKVYNSSEQKAAAGGKRAIFQRAAKTAIVYSRALDHPHGPSPWLRLQHKVADILVLHKIRHALGGDAQWAISGGAPLGERLGHFYRGLGLKVLEGYGLTETTAPTTVNLPTLTKIGTVGPPIAGTAARIAPDGEVLVKGPHVFRGYHGNPEATAEAFEDGWFRTGDLGSMDEDGCLRITGRKKEIIVTAGGKNVAPAVLEDRLRGHPLVSQVVVVGDQKPFIGALVTLDAEALSGWLATHGLPDMDVTTAAANPDVRAALDRAVGRTNKAVSRAESIRKFTILVTDFTVENDYLTPSLKVKRSKVLTDFAEDIEALYADAPQKVAG; the protein is encoded by the coding sequence ATGGACGAGTTCCACAGCCCGTCGCTCGTCGAGGTCGCCCCCTGGGAGAACCTCAGCTCGCTTCTCGCCGGTCGCGTCGCCCGTTGGCCCGACGCGACGTTCGCCGAGCACAAGACGACCGCCGACGGACCCTGGATCCCGATCTCCGCACGCGAGTTCGACGCCGAGGTCGTGGCCGTGGCCAAGGGGCTCGTCGCCCTGGGCATCGAGCCGGGCGACCACGTCGGCATCATGAGCAGGACCCGATACGAGTGGACCCTGCTCGACTTCGCCATCTGGGCCGCCGGCGCCGTGACGATCCCGCTGTACGAGACGTCGTCGACCGAGCAGGTCCAGTGGATCCTGTCGGACGCCGACGTCCGGCTGCTCGTCGTGGAGACCGAGCACCTCGCCGCGACGGTCGCCGAGGTCCGCGGCAGCACCCCCGCGCTGAGCACCGTCCTACGCCTGGACGACGGCGCGATCGACACCCTGAACGCGGCCGGGGCACAGGTGCCGGACGAGGAGATCGCTCGCCGCCGCGCCCTGGCCGGGCTCGACGACGTCGCGACGGTCATCTACACCTCGGGCACGACCGGCCGGCCGAAGGGTGCGGAGCTGACCCACGGCAACTTCGTCGTGCTGTCCCGCAACGCGGTGGCCAGCCTCGGGGTCGTCTGCCCGCCCGGGTCGCGCACGCTGCTGTTCATGCCCCTGGCACACGTCTTCGCGCGGTTCATCGAGGTGCTGGTCGTCCCGGCCGGCGCGATCATCGGCCACGCGCCGGACACCAAGAACCTGCTCGCCGACCTCGGCACCTTCAAGCCGACCTTCATCCTCTCGGTGCCCCGTGTGTTCGAGAAGGTCTACAACTCCTCCGAGCAGAAGGCCGCGGCCGGCGGCAAGCGGGCCATCTTCCAGCGGGCGGCCAAGACCGCGATCGTGTACTCCCGCGCGCTGGACCACCCGCACGGGCCCAGCCCGTGGCTCCGGCTCCAGCACAAGGTCGCCGACATCCTGGTGCTCCACAAGATCCGCCACGCGCTCGGCGGGGACGCGCAGTGGGCGATCTCGGGCGGGGCCCCGCTCGGCGAGCGGCTCGGCCACTTCTACCGTGGGCTCGGCCTCAAGGTCCTCGAGGGCTACGGCCTGACCGAGACCACGGCGCCCACGACGGTGAACCTGCCGACCCTGACGAAGATCGGCACCGTGGGACCGCCGATCGCCGGGACGGCCGCGAGGATCGCACCGGACGGCGAGGTCCTCGTCAAGGGCCCGCACGTCTTCCGCGGGTACCACGGCAACCCCGAGGCGACGGCGGAGGCCTTCGAGGACGGCTGGTTCCGCACCGGTGACCTCGGCTCGATGGACGAGGACGGCTGCCTGCGGATCACCGGCCGCAAGAAGGAGATCATCGTCACCGCGGGCGGCAAGAACGTCGCCCCGGCCGTGCTCGAGGACCGCCTGCGTGGCCACCCTCTGGTGAGCCAGGTCGTCGTCGTCGGCGACCAGAAGCCGTTCATCGGTGCTCTGGTGACGCTCGATGCCGAGGCGCTCTCCGGCTGGTTGGCCACGCACGGCCTGCCGGACATGGACGTCACGACCGCCGCTGCGAACCCGGACGTCCGGGCCGCGCTCGATCGGGCGGTCGGGCGCACCAACAAGGCGGTGTCGCGTGCCGAGTCGATCCGCAAGTTCACGATCCTGGTGACCGACTTCACGGTCGAGAACGACTACCTGACCCCGTCGCTGAAGGTCAAGCGGTCGAAGGTGCTCACCGACTTCGCCGAGGACATCGAGGCGCTGTACGCCGACGCCCCGCAGAAGGTGGCCGGCTGA